The following are encoded together in the Vicugna pacos chromosome 26, VicPac4, whole genome shotgun sequence genome:
- the TRMT9B gene encoding probable tRNA methyltransferase 9B isoform X1 yields MDHAAAQLEKQHVHDVYESTAPYFSDLQSKAWPRVRQFLQEQKPGSLIADIGCGTGKYLKVNSQVHTLGCDYCGPLVEIARSRGCEVMVCDNLNLPFRDRGFDAVISIGVIHHFSTKERRIRAIKEMARVLVPGGQLMIYVWAMEQKNRHFEKQDVLVPWDRALCSQLLSEPSQPGRKQPCGPPERSPPAHPPCSVGRCSMCLKGPWDSKRSHSVDCEPILAGTCCASISKAGEEENGFCNTWGKSFRSWFSSRSLDESTLRKQIESVRSLKNTEGWAGNTISTQPSGRSSLDLDHPETFPTGEQHLDEEVFVGTAQKRLEWLRAPAPRKHLNGDHTGGGKFPDSASTDENCVDADDLEEGNPFASKLWRRISAVSATDSHPGDDAVSGKDQGPRGLDAKAFMRYYHVFREGELCGLLEESVSELHVLSSGNDHGNWCVIAEKKQSGD; encoded by the exons ATGGACCATGCGGCGGCCCAGCTGGAGAAGCAGCACGTGCATGATGTGTATGAGAGCACCGCACCTTACTTCAGTGACCTGCAGAGCAAAGCCTGGCCTCGGGTCCGACAGTTCCTCCAGGAGCAGAAGCCGGGCAGCCTCATCGCTGACATAG GCTGTGGGACTGGAAAGTATCTAAAAGTGAACAGCCAGGTGCATACCCTGGGCTGTGACTACTGTGGGCCACTGGTAGAGATTGCCCGGAGTAGAGGATGTGAAGTCATGGTATGTGACAACCTTAATCTCCCCTTTAGGGATCGGGGCTTCGATGCCGTCATCTCCATAGGAG tcataCATCATTTTTctacaaaagaaagaagaatcagaGCAATCAAAGAAATGGCCAGGGTCTTAGTTCCCGGAGGCCAGCTGATGATTTATGTCTGGGCCATGGAACAAAAGAACCGGCACTTTGAAAAACAAGATGTGCTTGTTCCCTGGGACAGAGCCTTGTGCTCCCAGCTCCTCTCCGAACCCAGCCAGCCCGGGAGAAAGCAGCCGTGCGGGCCCCCGGAGAGGAGCCCTCCCGCCCACCCTCCCTGCTCTGTGGGTCGCTGTTCTATGTGTTTAAAGGGGCCCTGGGACTCAAAGCGGTCCCACAGCGTGGACTGCGAGCCCATTCTGGCCGGCACCTGTTGTGCTAGTATTTCTAAGGCAGGCGAGGAAGAAAATGGATTCTGTAACACTTGGGGAAAATCTTTCCGCTCCTGGTTTTCCTCTAGATCTTTGGATGAATCAACTCTGAGGAAGCAAATTGAAAGCGTGAGATCATTGAAAAACACAGAAGGGTGGGCCGGTAACACCATCTCCACCCAGCCTTCCGGCCGCTCCAGCTTAGACTTGGATCATCCGGAGACATTTCCAACAGGAGAGCAACATTTAGATGAGGAAGTGTTTGTGGGCACTGCTCAAAAACGTCTGGAGTGGCTGAGAGCACCAGCCCCACGGAAGCATCTGAACGGAGACCACACAGGAGGTGGGAAGTTTCCGGATAGCGCCAGCACTGATGAGAACTGTGTGGATGCAGATGACTTAGAAGAAGGTAACCCTTTCGCTAGTAAACTATGGAGGAGGATTTCTGCAGTCAGCGCCACAGATTCCCACCCAGGTGACGATGCAGTTTCTGGCAAAGACCAAGGGCCCCGTGGTTTGGATGCCAAAGCCTTTATGCGCTATTACCACGTGTTTCGAGAAGGTGAGCTCTGCGGCCTGCTGGAGGAGAGTGTGTCAGAGCTCCACGTTCTGAGCTCCGGGAACGATCACGGCAACTGGTGTGTCATCGCAGAGAAAAAGCAAAGTGGTGACTGA
- the TRMT9B gene encoding probable tRNA methyltransferase 9B isoform X2, which translates to MARVLVPGGQLMIYVWAMEQKNRHFEKQDVLVPWDRALCSQLLSEPSQPGRKQPCGPPERSPPAHPPCSVGRCSMCLKGPWDSKRSHSVDCEPILAGTCCASISKAGEEENGFCNTWGKSFRSWFSSRSLDESTLRKQIESVRSLKNTEGWAGNTISTQPSGRSSLDLDHPETFPTGEQHLDEEVFVGTAQKRLEWLRAPAPRKHLNGDHTGGGKFPDSASTDENCVDADDLEEGNPFASKLWRRISAVSATDSHPGDDAVSGKDQGPRGLDAKAFMRYYHVFREGELCGLLEESVSELHVLSSGNDHGNWCVIAEKKQSGD; encoded by the coding sequence ATGGCCAGGGTCTTAGTTCCCGGAGGCCAGCTGATGATTTATGTCTGGGCCATGGAACAAAAGAACCGGCACTTTGAAAAACAAGATGTGCTTGTTCCCTGGGACAGAGCCTTGTGCTCCCAGCTCCTCTCCGAACCCAGCCAGCCCGGGAGAAAGCAGCCGTGCGGGCCCCCGGAGAGGAGCCCTCCCGCCCACCCTCCCTGCTCTGTGGGTCGCTGTTCTATGTGTTTAAAGGGGCCCTGGGACTCAAAGCGGTCCCACAGCGTGGACTGCGAGCCCATTCTGGCCGGCACCTGTTGTGCTAGTATTTCTAAGGCAGGCGAGGAAGAAAATGGATTCTGTAACACTTGGGGAAAATCTTTCCGCTCCTGGTTTTCCTCTAGATCTTTGGATGAATCAACTCTGAGGAAGCAAATTGAAAGCGTGAGATCATTGAAAAACACAGAAGGGTGGGCCGGTAACACCATCTCCACCCAGCCTTCCGGCCGCTCCAGCTTAGACTTGGATCATCCGGAGACATTTCCAACAGGAGAGCAACATTTAGATGAGGAAGTGTTTGTGGGCACTGCTCAAAAACGTCTGGAGTGGCTGAGAGCACCAGCCCCACGGAAGCATCTGAACGGAGACCACACAGGAGGTGGGAAGTTTCCGGATAGCGCCAGCACTGATGAGAACTGTGTGGATGCAGATGACTTAGAAGAAGGTAACCCTTTCGCTAGTAAACTATGGAGGAGGATTTCTGCAGTCAGCGCCACAGATTCCCACCCAGGTGACGATGCAGTTTCTGGCAAAGACCAAGGGCCCCGTGGTTTGGATGCCAAAGCCTTTATGCGCTATTACCACGTGTTTCGAGAAGGTGAGCTCTGCGGCCTGCTGGAGGAGAGTGTGTCAGAGCTCCACGTTCTGAGCTCCGGGAACGATCACGGCAACTGGTGTGTCATCGCAGAGAAAAAGCAAAGTGGTGACTGA